The Malus domestica chromosome 06, GDT2T_hap1 genome has a segment encoding these proteins:
- the LOC103438186 gene encoding uncharacterized protein yields MAAKISSPSSSYGNPCLDLFFHVTQKYFEDDTEQASHNSRLLNYLKQLLPLAWSHNPLITPKLISNLDSGKLYDEAFFSAVFWLHHNHPKTLLCNVSFKDSYVLIDILYSLLEGQDAAERLRRDPDYKLLHDRVMDLFVERLKSDIEKLKQNKLKLKLNDDVGNDIDDDVFVTEAAAWCISTCPSVTKATRAVLLRESVERRLFSPESSVHSKEWKRLTKEVLEPLTKYYNRQGIAGHKRRDDKKYLEEIAAGNLSGIKYDALLPHQIILYAEDGSDIEQAAELQWKTMVEGMHLKGKFKNCLALYHTTKYADKGVGRRMMMSLALLLSQLSEGPWKGKVITFGNSAKDQLVLHSIRGDDLKSKCNFMRTMESDLFVDYEKLFDIPEVAAIAKGSVKPKQKIKKVFVFSESLSGIQESQYEAIRRKFKDKGYGDDAVPHILFWNFGELEDPSMPPKQHPGLTLLSGYSDNLIKVFLYNGGEIVPRHLMEAALSDKEYQTLAVVD; encoded by the coding sequence atggctgccaagatctcctccccctcctcctcctacGGCAATCCCTGCCTTGATCTGTTTTTCCATGTAACACAAAAATACTTCGAGGATGACACCGAGCAGGCCTCACACAATTCCCGTTTGCTTAACTATCTGAAGCAACTTCTGCCCTTGGCCTGGTCTCACAATCCCCTAATCACACCCAAGCTCATAAGCAACCTCGACTCTGGAAAACTTTATGATGAAGCGTTCTTCTCCGCCGTGTTTTGGCTCCACCACAACCACCCAAAGACTCTACTATGTAACGTTTCATTTAAAGACTCGTATGTCCTTATTGACATTCTCTACAGCCTTTTGGAAGGCCAAGATGCCGCTGAGAGGCTGCGCAGAGATCCGGATTACAAGCTGTTGCATGACCGGGTGATGGATCTTTTCGTGGAGAGGTTGAAGTCTGATATTGAAAAGTTGAAGCAGAACAAGCTGAAACTCAAGTTGAATGATGATGTTGGCAATGATATTGATGATGATGTTTTCGTTACTGAGGCTGCAGCGTGGTGCATTAGCACATGCCCCTCGGTAACCAAAGCCACCCGCGCTGTTTTGCTGCGTGAAAGCGTTGAGAGAAGGCTTTTCTCTCCAGAATCATCAGTTCATTCAAAAGAGTGGAAGCGGCTGACGAAGGAGGTTTTGGAGCCCTTGACCAAATACTACAACCGTCAAGGCATTGCTGGACACAAGCGCCGTGACGATAAGAAGTATTTGGAGGAAATTGCAGCAGGCAATTTAAGTGGCATAAAGTACGACGCTCTTCTTCCACATCAGATCATACTctatgctgaagatggcagcgATATCGAGCAAGCGGCTGAGCTTCAGTGGAAGACAATGGTGGAGGGCATGCACCTGAAGGGAAAGTTCAAAAACTGCTTGGCTCTGTATCACACCACCAAATACGCGGACAAGGGAGTTGGACGACGGATGATGATGAGTTTGGCACTTTTGCTGTCTCAACTGAGCGAAGGGCCATGGAAAGGCAAGGTGATCACTTTTGGTAATTCGGCCAAAGATCAGCTGGTACTACATTCGATACGAGGCGATGATCTCAAGTCCAAGTGCAATTTTATGAGGACAATGGAGTCCGACTTGTTTGTTGATTATGAGAAATTGTTTGATATTCCGGAGGTGGCTGCCATTGCCAAGGGGAGTGTGAAGCCGAAGCAGAAGATCAAGAAGGTGTTTGTATTTAGCGAGTCCCTTAGCGGCATACAAGAGAGCCAGTATGAGGCAATACGGAGAAAGTTTAAGGACAAAGGGTATGGAGATGACGCGGTGCCACACATTCTGTTTTGGAATTTTGGGGAATTAGAAGATCCGTCGATGCCTCCAAAACAACATCCAGGGCTGACACTGCTCAGTGGCTACTCCGACAATTTGATCAAGGTCTTCTTGTATAATGGTGGGGAAATTGTCCCGCGCCATCTAATGGAGGCAGCCCTTTCGG